The following is a genomic window from Episyrphus balteatus chromosome 1, idEpiBalt1.1, whole genome shotgun sequence.
aataaaaatcttactTTCCCTGTCGCATATTTTTTGAGGCGTTATTAACCATatctgtcatagaaccgttttcttcatttctgacgatttaaccgatttcaacgattcaatcaatttcaaaggaaaaaagttaaacatatgtaagtaaaattttggaaaactcatttctttattttattaaaaagaactcaattttttttttttgttgaaaaatcaattttttgaaaacgggtccatgaaaatttttgaaactttggaTTAAATGTTTGGTTGACTTTGGTATTGATCATTAGAAATTTAACTAttttccacagtgttcgcaaaGTATCTTCTATGATCTTCATGATCAGCTTTATAGAAGCTTCACCTGATTTTCGAGTGacgtgaaaaattgaaaaatgtttctCTTTTTTGCCGCTAGAGTTATTTTTAAACTGTTAGAGATACGAAAAAAagcatacagtttttttttataaaatttaatgaacTTCATTTCTGTGGAACGAAATTTTTCGATCCGAGAAACAGTTTCCAAGATAAACGTGAAAAAATGCCATGGGTGACTGCAGTCCAATAAAACTATTCTTTGAGGGCAAATCTTTATTAAATTCTCCCCGTGTATAAACTTCTTAAGCTAGATTTCCTTATGACTTTTgtctatttataaaaataatgtgATAGTTGATAAAACATAATCTTTCCAAAttataattcaataaaaatgcaTTCCCTTACCTTTTGTCATCCTAAATAATTGAATAGACTATAAATAAAGCCAAATTTCTTGACAAATACTGTAATTTTTCAGTTGAATGCTCAAAAACCAttctttccaaaaatttttgaaaccaatcaTTTTATTTCTCTGTATTCAAATATTCCTATAATTAAAtacacagtaaaaaaaatataatattccaATAATATGGTTATTAATTCTTTGGAAACAAAAGCAAACCAaatatttttccccttttattTCAGTTTCattgttaaaacaaaataacttcaaaaaaaaaaattgcacgcaCTCTCTTTTACTGTCcattttttcctgcaaattgcCACAATTTTCCTAGTATAGGTACACACAtcacacgaaaaatcaattacaTACAGATCTCAATCAAAAACCCATCAAGGCTTTCTCTCTCTCAATATTGGGTTTTctggaaaactttttttttgttctattctCACTGTGATGCTATACTTcataaaataccattttgtggcaaaaaaacaacaataaaccCTTGAACGTTTTGGCGTTGCAGAAGATACGTGATGTACACACGTTATGTggatcatttttcaaaataattaaacataaaaaatctaTCACCTCGTGTGTGTGTCCTTTTAAATTCCTGGCAGGCAAAAAGCCTtgaactaacaattttttagattttagtggtaaatgttttttttccacACATTTTGATATCAAATTGTCATTTAAATGCAGATATGATGTGCAAAAATGGTTTATGCTTTTAATTGAATAGCTTTCATGGAAGTCCTTtaaatcctttatttttttttttttgttttcaaaaatacaatATTCTAATTAGACCTAGGATTTATTTGATTGgaaatgtaattttgttttgtaatgaaacaaataaacaaataatctTCTGTTtccttaaaaactaaaatacaattaaattattaaacgaAAGTGCAATTAAACTTTCCATCTAAAACTACAAAGTTCTTTATTTCCTATATCTCTTTTgtcctttttaaaatttatcaggatctatttaaattttcatcgaattgtttcaatttatattccattaaatatatagtataataaattttaaacttaaaaaccaCTCCAATGggatttttttatgaactttccagagattttatattaaaaaaaaaaaaaaaacaatatatgaAAACAATATTCTAACACATATTTGCAAGGTTAAATCAGAAGAAAGTTTATTACATTGCTCAGAAGTGGGATATCTCGAGTCCACTCTTTGACCATATCAGGCAATGCAACATGTGTGTACCTCCCAGTTTGTAGTGCCATATGTGGCTTTGTTATATATGCATGCAGCAAAAAGTCATAAAACTAAAGTTGAAAACCCACAAACCCAATTGTTTATCTCTTTTTctcttttatccttttttttatatccttaAACTATCCATATACTCGTTTTGTGTATTCCCTGGTCATGTCCTCAAACCCTTTTAAAGCTGAAATAGAGTAATATTTTTTAGTGGAGTATAGAGAGGGTAGTAGTAGAGTAGTCATAGATACAAAACCAAAGATTGCATTAGGTTAAGTGAAGCACACACAAGTATACAACATCAGGTAGAGGAAGAGGGTTGGTTATTGGTTGGCTATCTTCTATTGTTATAGAGCCTAGCCAATTTATCCATGTGTGTGGTGTGGAATAGTTATGGATGTGATGTGTCTTATTCTTGCTTCCTCTCGTGTGAGCAATAATTTCATTAAATCGTTATTTGCTTGAATTTATCCGCATCCAATCTCTCCTCTCTCTGATGACGCACCGTAGCGATTTGAAGCAAGCGATTTCAAGTGCTTCATCACTTTTAATTGTCAGCAATAACTTCATGTGAGCCACCTAGACTGATGAGTGTGGCCACAAAtaagctttcttttttttcttctaataaCCCTTGTGTAAATAGTAGGTTCCTATATAGGGTGAGTTGGGTTTGTCTTTAATAAGGATAATCTTTAACATGAAATGACGGAAATGATTCTTAttcttttcttatatttttttggaaaactttctttttttcttaatgtgACGTAATTGCTTAAACAATCGAAAATTAACTTTATTAATGATAATTGGGGCTGTACAATATAATTGTTtgcgaaagttttttttttgcctttcttttttcctattttattcgttttgtttgagagaactttcatttatttttgttgttgtaagaaATAGGatgtattttatgtttttttggtatCACTGTTTGAATTATTATTCTCAGAAGTGAGAAGAATCAAAAAAAGTCTCGGACAAGAAGAATTTCTTATCATTGTCAGTAATAATGTAATCAAAGATGaggaaaagaaaaagttttgagaAGTAAACTTGGCCATAAATTGACGTcaatctaaagaaaaaaaaaacacaaagaaaCAATAGAGTAATGCATACTGCTCTGTTTGATGTAAAATTAACATGATTTAATGTAAAGGCAGAGAGTTATATTGTTGAATTAATCAATTggcttttttgttaagaattcAAACCTTTTTCTTAGTGGAAAAATCTTTAGTTAAAGTGATTGAGATTTtacaacaaatttttaataagatcgaagtaaaatttataaaatccaATAGCAGGCTATTTTGCATGTAATTTTACTAAGGTTAAATTTGGAAgaagctttttgtttttgttttagagTTCAATCTGCagcattttttcaatttacgtTTTAAATTAATAACTAACAAGTTTCTCGAAATATAAGATAAAGCACTCCGGTAACGAACATTATCGCCAACGATTATTGAGTCTACAACAAAATCTCTcggaatgcaaaaacaaaaactaaaaaaatacgaACAACATACTTTTCGATGTCTACCAATTGGTCGTTTCGatttaatttcataatttttatgggAAAATAGTACAAATCAGATGAAAAAACTACTGTAGCTTATTGTCGTATGCAACAAATCAAAATTTAGCCAACATTTTATGCAAGTTATCCGCAAAATGATGGTCCGTTCCATTGTTGGTATTTGTAACgcgctttaaaaaaattactcatttaTGTAACACAAAGGAAAATATCATAATTATTCAACGATGACTTTGTAATTAAtcaaagttaaaagttttcgtCTTTATTCCAATTCTAGAAGATAGTTATTTCCTATaacatttaataaaacaaacaatttttttttcattgtgtcccaaacaaataatacaattttaattaccTTGCGTTACTTTTTAAACAGAGACATGTAACTTTGTTATAATTGAATTgttgttaataataaaataaaaactactcGTTCCTCTCAGAAATTCAGATAGGAAAATTTAGTAGTTTTGTAGCCAGTTAGTGAAGTGCGTGTGTTTATTACGTAGCCGCTGAGTAAAGGTAAGAAGAAGAACCTACCTATCGGTTTTTGTAGTGACCAAATGTTTTCTTGTTAGTTCTTCTTGTAATTGCACATTTATGATAATATAAGtactacagtttttttttattggtaagGTGATTGTTGAAGATGTTCTCTACTATGCATTGTGTACTTGTACATATTCGTTTTGAAGACATCTCCACAATATTGAAGAGGTTAGTCTAGTACTATTTTTCGTGTTCTGGGGTAAAtcaaagaataaatttttttgtgctCGAACCGTTTATATAATATATACCGAAAATTTTAGCAAGAAATTTGTATGATAAGAcaaagatgaatttttaatAGCTCGGACGTCTAAATTTCTCTCCTACTTGATTTGGACTTGACTGAATAtctgaaaattactttttatagtACTACAAAATGATAAAAGCTTCATATTTgtatcacaaagtgcacaatTGTGTTAATACACTAAGCCAGGTCCTGTTGTTTAAAAGTATTTTCATTAATAAAAGCTATATGGTCTGGAAAACTGGAAAAATAGCAAACATTTgaactattttgtagtttgtttgttttaaaattaaacaaaagttAAATTAGAAATGAAGCTGTATACACAAAAAgtagtaaatatttttaatagaaaatttattaagtaaacacctttttcaacattttgtgcatgtttaaaataaattttctgaaaCCCCTTTTTCAACATGGGACTCTTTCCGGAACCTATAGACAATCCTAAACAATTATAGTAAAAATATTGTACACAGTAAAATGTTGGCAACAGTACCATAATACTACACTATTTGGAATATAAATTCTTCAATTGTTATTATCTATTAATTTGCTGCACAAGTTTCAAAGATTTTTGTCTATACTGAAATCTTATGTAGAgtctttaaaagaaaatatttcatGAACAACGCCAACGTTTGGACTTTTcaagattataatttttttaaagatatctcAATTTTTCcgaatatttatttgttttatagttttaaatattttttttttttgaaagtccaACAGATTAAATTATTAGCCACTTCAAGtatgattttcagttttttttacttagaaTGTTACTGACTGGTGGAGTCAATATTTCGTAGTAAAAGCCTTTTTGATAAAGTCTTTTAGGTTATGGGCCCAGgatgttttgaataaataacgtttttagtaatttatctttgaaaaatgtataattCATCTTCTTTAATTACAAAAACGGGTATTCCACTTTTCGAtggaacaaattttaataactgGCGTTTTCGCATCGAAATCGCTCTGGATGAGAAAAATTTGGGAATCTACATTGAAGAAAATCTGGAAAAGCTAGTTGAGGCTGGAAAGGATGAAGCAGAAAAAACGACAATTCGATATGAAGAAAAGAGGTGCAAAAGTATAATTGTACAAAGCGTTCATGATAGCCAATTGGAAAACATCAAGGGGAAATCTTCAGCTAAAGAGATGGTTGATGGATTGGCGAGTATATTTGAACGCAAAACAATTGCAGGTCGAATTATGTTAGAGCGTCAACTACATTCTATGTCTTATCGTGAAGGTGACTATATGAAGGATCATATCTTGTGTTTTGATAGATTGATCCATGACCGCAAGAGCTCTGGAAAAGAGATGGAAGACATTGATATTGCAATTTCGTTGATGCTTACTCTGCCAAAATCCTACGATACCTTGGTTATAGCTATCGAGACCCTTGAGCAGGCAAATTTAACATTAGACTTTGTGAAATGTCGATTGTTGGATTAGTACAACAAACGCAATTCAGGGTCTTCTGGTGTCAGATCAACATCGGTTGCAATGAATGCAAATATTCTTTGCTATGGTTGTGGTCAAGCGGGCCACATCAAGTCACAATGCAACAAGAAGACGAAAAAGAAGTTCAAGAAGAATTTCAAGAAAGAAGTACCGAATAAGGGTAGTGTGAATGCAACATCATCAAATGAAGCAGTCGTTACGTTGAGTGCTGTGACTCACTGGTGATGATCAACTAGACACATCTGTGAACGCAGCAATCAAAACAGATACAAGAAGTGCATCTGTAAAGTTTATTCTTGACTCAGGTGCTACAGAACACATGGCAAATAATGAATCCTATTTTAATGAGCTGAGAGATATTGAAGAAATTGAGATATCTGTTGCTAAGAAGAATGCGAAGTTAATAGCCAAGCAACGAGTTGACATTCTGATTAAAACGTTCCATAATGGCGATTGTGACACAAAAGTTATCAGAGATGTGTTACTTGTGAAAGGTTTGCAGTGTAACTTGTTGTCAATTCGCAGCTTAACCAAGCGTGGATGTCATGTTGCTTTTGAAGGAGACTTAGCAAACGTATCTTTGAATGGTAAAACGATTTTCATAGCTCGAAGCGCAGGAAAACTTTACGAGGTTGATTTCAAAATTGATAGAAGCGCATTTGCCGGGTTCACTGATGAAAATTCAAAGAATtcacttcaaaatttttggcattttcgTTTAAGTCATTTGAATTTTGGTGACATGAAGAAAATGATCAGTCGAAAAATGGTAAATGGCCTGGACAAATTGAAAATCAACACCGAAGATACATTTTGCGAGTCATGTATTCTTGGAAAGCAGTCAAGACTTCCATTCGCAAAGAAAATGAAACCACGTTCGAATCGAATTCTAGAGCTAATTCACAGCGATGTTTGCGAACCAATGCCTGTCCCTTCGCACGATGGTTCAAGATATTTCGTTACTTTCACTGATGATTTCTCAAGAGCGACTACTGTTTATTATATCCAAAGAAAGAGCGAAGTTTTCGAAAGGTTTCAAGAGTTTGTTGCTAGTGCAGAAGCCTTACATGGTTGTAAGATTGCAAAACTGAAGGTAGATAATGGCGGTGAGTATGTATTAACCGAATATAAGCAGATATGATCCTTCATATCGTCACCTTCACGATAAGACATAGAATGTAGTTGACGCTCTAACATAATTCGACCTGCAATTGTTTTGCGTTTAAATATACTCGCCAATCCATCAACCATCTCTTTAGCTGAAGATTTCCCTTTGATGTTTTCCAATTGGCTATCATGAACGCTTTGtaaaattatacttttgcacCTCTTTTCTTCATATCGAATTCTCGTTTTTTCTGCTTCATCCTTTCCAGCCTCAACTAGCTTTTCCAGATTTTCTTCAATGTAGATTCCCAAATTTTTCTCATCCAGAGCGATTTCGATGCGAAAACGCcagttattaaaatttgttccaTCGAAAAGTGGAATATCCGTTTTTGTAATTAAAGAAgatgaattattcatttttcaaaGATAAATTACTAAAAACGTTATTTATTCAAAACGTCTTGGGCCAATAACCTTAAAGACTTTATCAAAAGGCTTTTCGAATGTGATGAGAACGAATTTGTATTtaggaataaaaattatttgttttacaaaCAAACATATAAATGAACAATAAATCGATTATTATAAATTAGCACAGTAGTACAAACAGCAAGTATAAATGTTATTAAATTATCAAACTCTATTAACACGTAGAACTCACAGCACTCTTAGAAACATCCAAATCGTAAGAATTAGTTCTGCCCGTCTTTTTTCCTTATTCAACATTTTTGATTAGCATAGGGTAttgatatttattaaaaacacaaaTAGAAAGCCTTTTGTATTAGCTTTTTCATTCCATTTATTTGTTATCAGTGTGTAATGACAAAAATCGATAACCTCACATGCAGGAAATATATACAAACTCTATGAGCTAAGTATGAGTACCGTATGATGATGAGTTTCAGTTCAATTGAGACAAATGTAAATAAAGTTACTTTAACCCACAGAAATTATTTATGCGATTATATAGGCAATTAATAGTTCGCATTTCAATAAATAACATTCCTCCATCATCATACATTGGATTATAACGTTTTctggtattttatttatttcatttcagaTTTATTCTGCTCCAATATGAAGCTCTCAGTGGTCGATAAAATAACCGTCTTTTTGGGCGAATTAATATCGACAGGTTTGCTAATATTCCTCGGTTGCATGGGATGTATTAAGACCGATATCTTTCCAAACAATCACCTTCAGTTGACCTTCAATTTTGGTCTGGTCATAATgattttgattcaatcatttggATGTGTTTCCGGTGCTCATATGAATCCAGCTGTAACATTGGCAGCAGTTATCTATAAATTGGTGACACCAATTGTGGGTGCCATTTATGTTGTGGGCCAGTTTTTGGGTGCATTTATTGGATATGGTTTGTTGAAGGCACTTGTTCCGGCAAACACCATTAAAGTTGCTGGAGCTGAACATGGTTTGTGTGTGACAACAGTTAGTCCGGAAATTTCTACTCTTCAAGGACTTGGAATTGAATTTGTCCTTACGACTGTTTTGATCTTTGTTTGCTGTGGTGTTTGGGATCCAAGAAATGCTAAGCATCATGATTCGGTTGCCATTAAGTTTGGTTTGGCTGTTGCTTCATTAGCTTGCACAGGAGTAAGTCCTTTAATTGATATCCCTAAAAgagattttattaattttttttctctctctttaaAGGGACCATTTACCGGAGCTAGTATGAATCCAGCAAGATCCTTCGCACCAGCTTTATGGAATGCTGATTTCACAGATCACTGGATTTACTGGGTTGGACCATTGGCAGCAGCTCTAATCGGTTCAATTGCTTACAAAGCAGTTTTTAGGAGAGAAGAACCCGTCGAAAAGGATCCAAAATTACGTGCCATGGAAGAATTGCCATTGCGCTAAGCCAaatattttaatgttaaataaaatatagtaATTTTAGCCGTTGTAGA
Proteins encoded in this region:
- the LOC129914946 gene encoding aquaporin AQPAn.G-like isoform X2, which encodes MKLSVVDKITVFLGELISTGLLIFLGCMGCIKTDIFPNNHLQLTFNFGLVIMILIQSFGCVSGAHMNPAVTLAAVIYKLVTPIVGAIYVVGQFLGAFIGYGLLKALVPANTIKVAGAEHGLCVTTVSPEISTLQGLGIEFVLTTVLIFVCCGVWDPRNAKHHDSVAIKFGLAVASLACTGGPFTGASMNPARSFAPALWNADFTDHWIYWVGPLAAALIGSIAYKAVFRREEPVEKDPKLRAMEELPLR
- the LOC129914946 gene encoding uncharacterized protein LOC129914946 isoform X1; its protein translation is MDEDYSCDTGNEYSCSNDDYGSSSNNNDTSYCRDPTPPPRDPTPPPRYPTPPPPRQPSPPPRNPTPPPPREQTPPPEIKDSDIEYVVNLRNSIFDETKDYDENLNLVNDIIENAFDETTFDEMTVCDDGYTDDNVVDVEIDEEVIHTSPRHHVYNQYNAEVPRKADVYRETVEPDLFCSNMKLSVVDKITVFLGELISTGLLIFLGCMGCIKTDIFPNNHLQLTFNFGLVIMILIQSFGCVSGAHMNPAVTLAAVIYKLVTPIVGAIYVVGQFLGAFIGYGLLKALVPANTIKVAGAEHGLCVTTVSPEISTLQGLGIEFVLTTVLIFVCCGVWDPRNAKHHDSVAIKFGLAVASLACTGGPFTGASMNPARSFAPALWNADFTDHWIYWVGPLAAALIGSIAYKAVFRREEPVEKDPKLRAMEELPLR